In Salarias fasciatus chromosome 2, fSalaFa1.1, whole genome shotgun sequence, one genomic interval encodes:
- the LOC115401516 gene encoding transmembrane O-methyltransferase homolog codes for MWLLAASASLLPAVLLLSSRYRGEAAALWRRAAAWLLGLLRGRVCVRSTHAFVFTNCTHGKVHSVLETFDLYTKTHPSASVGPQIGELLDEVVGRLRPLLVLELGMHCAYSSVRLLRLMPPAGRLITVELDPVTADLGEEIILVSGFKHSQFQVLACSSAEAISNMPSHLEPHEKTGAGFSLVLMDHDPEQYLPDLLSLERQQLLCPSGCSLLLVKRDQRSAGLGRVLDHIRGQADRYSVTRDLQVLTEVFYRTDGLTARST; via the exons ATGTGGCTGCTGGCGGCGTCCGCCTCGCTGCtccccgccgtcctcctcctgtccagtCGGTACcggggggaggcggcggcgctgtggcgccgggcggcggcctggctgctgggcctgctgagaggcagagtgtgtgtgaggagcaccCATGCCTTCGTCTTCACCAACTGCACACACGGAAAAGTCCACAGCGTCCTggagacctttgacctttacACCAAGACACACCCGTCTGCGTCCGTCGGCCCTCAGATCG gtgagctgctggatgaggTGGTGGGCCgactgcgccccctgctggtgctgGAGCTGGGCATGCACTGCGCCTACAGCTCAGTGCGCCTCCTCAGActgatgccccctgctggcaggcTCATCACAGTGGAGCTGGACCCTGTCACTGCAGACCTGGGGGAGGAAATCATCCTGGTCTCTGGTTTTAAACACTCCCAG TTCCAGGTGTTGGCGTGCAGCTCGGCGGAGGCCATCTCCAACATGCCTTCACACCTGGAGCCCCACGAGAAGACCGGCGCCGGCTTCAGTCTGGTGCTGATGGATCACGACCCGGAGCAGTACCTACCGgacctgctgagcctggagagacagcagctcctctgccCGTCCGGCTGCTCGCTGCTGCTCGTCAAGAGGGACCAGAGGTCTGCAGGACTGGGACGGGTCCTGGACCACATCAGAGGACAGGCAGACCGCTACAGCGTCACCAGAGACCTGCAGGTCCTCACGGAGGTCTTTTACAGAACGGACGGACTGACAGCAAGGTCCACATGA